The Actinomyces wuliandei genome contains the following window.
ATCTGGAGCCCCTGGCGTCACCGCATCACTCCTCGTGGGGAAGTTGTGACTCCTCACCGACGTCGTCCCACTGGCGCGACGCGGCGTGCTCCGGGCGGTCCCCGACAGTTCGGGCAGCCCGGGGCTCCGGCTGCGCCGTGGCTGCCTGGGCGTCGGGCTGCGGACCTGCGACCCGCCCGCGAAGGCGACGCTCGGCCTCACGGATTATCTCTGAGCTCTGAAGCTCCAGCACCTCCGCGATCACTGCCAGCTCGCCCACCGTCGGCGCGGGACCCTCTGCCCGAAAGATAATGCCGACCCGGTTGAGCGACATCCCCGCCTCGCGGGCCAGCCGACGCTGTGAGACCCCGGCGGCCTTCTGGCGGGCAGCCAGGATGTCGATCACCTCGCGATCAAGCGGTTCCAGCGGCTTTGGCTTCCTTGGCACGCCACAAGAGTACCAACGCCCGCACCGGCATCGGGCACACATTGACTTTGACCCTAAATAGGCCCAAAATAACGCCATGACATGGACCCCGCTTCGGCACATCTTCGACGAGGCGGTCTCCGCCGAGGTCTGCTCCCAGGCCCACCGGACAGGTCTGAGCGCAGAGGATCTCAGCATCGTCACCGGCCTGAGCCTGGTCACCGTCCAGGATGGGCTCAGTGGTCAGGCCCCCTTCACGGTCAGCGAGCTCAGCAAGGTCGCTGCACCGCTGGGAGTCAGCGCCTCTGAGATCATCGCCCGGGCCGAGCGCGTCGTGGCGGCGCAGGGCAACCGGCACCACGCCACTCCCACATACCCGGTCCCCGCCACTGAGGAGAGTCCGCACCGTGCCACACCCGACCGGCACGCCACGGCCCGCACCACAGGACCGTCCGACGACCAGGCGCCGTTAGGCGCGGAGGCCCTTGACGAGTTCCTCGCCCACATTGACCGTCGGCTCAGCGAGACCATCCAGCACCACGGCTCGCCGCGCCCGGACCAGGGTGACACGTGAGGAGTCGCCGACCAGCCCCCGTGGCGCCGTACCCACGCAGCGGGTCACGGCACAGCGGAGTCGGAACGGCAGTGAGACCGCCTAGCGAGACCACCTCTTTACACAACCGGTGAGCATCACTACCGTGAAGACAGTCGCGCCCTAAACCATACAGTCCCACACAGCCCCCAGCACTACGCAGGAGCCTACCGTGCCAGACCTGTCCCTCGACCCTGACGTCCTCAACACCCTGGCGTCTCAGGTCGACATGACCGCCGACGACCTGGACTCAGTGTCCTTCACCAGTCCCGCAGACCTCGGTCCCTCCACCAGGGCCGTCTCCGGCGCGATCCAGCGGCTGAGATCCCGGGTGACCAGCGCCGCGAGCAGAGCCCGCTCCACTGCGACCAATATGCGCTCCGCCGCACGCCAGTTCACCGACACCGACGAGGCCGTCGCCCAGGGAGCCCACTCGATCGAGGTCGGCGGAGCCGGAAGGCTCTGACCATGTCCACCATCGACGTCAAGGTCGTCACCCAGCCCTCCAACGCCTGGGACCTGCAGGCAGACCTGTCCTCCCAAGCCAGCAACCTCGACACCGCCTCTACCGACCTGGCAAGCACCCGGCGGAACGTTGCCAGCGAGGTCATCGGCCAGACAGGCTCCTCGGCTGCAGCCGCCCTGTCCAGCCAGGTCTCCACCCTGGACACCCTGTCCTCGGACGTGACCTCCCTGAGCTCGGCCCTGGACACCTTCGCCTACGCCATGAGCTCGGTGAAGACCCGCCTGGAGGCCGCCCGTGCGCAGGCGACAGGGGCGGGGCTGACCGTCTCCGGGGACCTCATCCAGGCGCCTGAGGACTCCTCGGACCCTGACTACGAGGCCAAGATGACCACCTTCAACCAGATCGCGGAGACGGTCGAGGCGGTCCGGGAGGACGAGACCAGCGCCCACGAGGAGTTGCAGTCCGCCTGCCGTGGGCTCTCCGGGCAGGCGATGACGGCTCAGTCGCTTGCTACTGTCGCAGCCGGGGGCAGCCAGGTCATCACCTGGGGCAACCGGGGTGTGAAAATGGCTCAGTGGACAGCTATCAGCCGGATCTCCACCTTCCGGCCCCGGGACGCGTCAGGGCGATTCATCGGCAAGGCGACCACCAAGAAGTGGGGGCGCTGGAAGACCGCCTGGGAGAAGACCAAGTCGAAGAACTGGCTCCCCAGGCCCGGCACCAAGGGCACCACCGCCTGGAAGATCCAGAACGCTGCGGGCAAGGCAGCGCCTGCGCTGAAGAAGGCGGGCGTTGCCGGCACGGTCCTGTCAGGCGCGGCGACCGCCTGGGACCAGTACAAGAGCGACTCAGCCAACAACCCTTCCATGGGGGAGGGGACCAAGATCGCCCGGGCCGCCGTCCAGGGGGTGTCCGAGGCAGGTACTGCTGCCGCCTTTTCGGCAGGCGGAGCGAAGGCAGGCGCGACACTCGGCGCCATGCTCGGCGGCCCCATAGGCATCGCCGTGGGCGGAATCGTCGGCGGGGCACTAGGAGCAGCCGTAGGGTCTGGGTTTGGGAAGGCGGCCGGGGGCTGGCTCAAGGACAAGATAGGCAAGATCTTCTAGACACCGGCCAGCACGAGAGGAGCCGTGATGAGGGACTGGCTGTACCTGGTGGTCGGCGTGGTCCTGGGGGCGGTCTTTGTCGCCTACTGGGCGCTGGCCATGTTCTCCGACTCCGGCGTG
Protein-coding sequences here:
- a CDS encoding helix-turn-helix domain-containing protein; its protein translation is MPRKPKPLEPLDREVIDILAARQKAAGVSQRRLAREAGMSLNRVGIIFRAEGPAPTVGELAVIAEVLELQSSEIIREAERRLRGRVAGPQPDAQAATAQPEPRAARTVGDRPEHAASRQWDDVGEESQLPHEE